A single Ignavibacteriales bacterium DNA region contains:
- a CDS encoding SDR family NAD(P)-dependent oxidoreductase, with translation MNRLQNKTVLITGATSGIGRSCARYFASEGASLILFARRKNLLEEVKDELKKLTAGNIYTAACDITVYENVKQAVAAIPEELKKIDILVNNAGLAKGLEPLADGLPENWDITLDTNVKGLLYVTKEVVKGMIERNAGHVINLGSTAGHDVYPNGSVYCASKYAVKAITQTLRIELVATDIRVTTIDPGLVETNFSNVRFNGDTERAKNVYKGITPLTPDDVADAVLYAATRPPHVSINEMILTPTNQANSNFVHKVKAD, from the coding sequence ATGAACCGACTTCAGAATAAAACCGTTCTTATTACCGGCGCTACATCGGGCATCGGACGCTCTTGCGCACGCTATTTTGCTTCAGAGGGAGCCAGTCTTATTTTATTCGCACGCAGGAAAAATCTGCTTGAGGAAGTGAAAGATGAACTGAAGAAACTGACCGCCGGCAATATATATACCGCAGCCTGTGATATCACCGTTTATGAAAACGTTAAACAGGCAGTGGCGGCAATTCCTGAGGAACTGAAGAAGATTGATATCCTGGTTAACAACGCCGGACTTGCAAAGGGGCTCGAACCGCTCGCTGACGGACTCCCCGAAAACTGGGATATTACCCTTGATACCAACGTTAAAGGGCTGCTTTACGTCACTAAAGAAGTGGTGAAGGGAATGATTGAACGCAACGCGGGGCATGTCATCAATCTTGGTTCAACAGCCGGACATGATGTATATCCCAACGGGAGCGTTTACTGCGCCAGCAAGTATGCCGTGAAAGCAATAACCCAGACCCTGCGCATTGAACTGGTGGCAACTGATATACGGGTAACCACCATTGACCCCGGACTGGTTGAAACCAATTTTTCCAATGTCCGGTTTAACGGTGATACCGAAAGGGCAAAGAATGTGTATAAGGGAATAACACCCCTTACACCGGATGATGTGGCTGATGCAGTGCTTTATGCAGCGACCAGACCGCCTCATGTAAGCATTAATGAGATGATCCTGACACCGACAAATCAGGCCAACAGCAACTTTGTCCATAAGGTCAAAGCTGATTAA
- a CDS encoding T9SS type A sorting domain-containing protein, whose amino-acid sequence MKRTVLFMVMLLTGMIYGQAEWKYKGEIAYPVADSLIEPFMVTTDVNGRLYLASSKVTNSRAYNAILYADSGDTVFKMLINFDLNGDSDTLQGNVGAIRGITTIGTDVYINSNIPYPRTAPNTVAAQYRYPNGDTLLVEKFGFGLTGAGYGTYINGLAATKDTILMTGIPFGTSFRFYNFSYGVSTPARGSWVPMATTAPMEPGGPHTGGVDVIRDVATVPGANYNLPETPFYTSRNSVSSTQVTGGIAVWTGGDQLNPSSYTGTRVSDAAGELTFDRAIPYGITVDKNGILWVAGTDTSKRWVKGYTVLINFAQNMYELPSQNDPNNPNAEGAPMTGPSDVALSPDALTAYVADGGSGKVFRFKYEEPTVDVKEEITSVRAFALDQNYPNPFNPSTIISYSLPKETKVRVAVANAIGQEVAVLFEGTKSSGKHSHVFNAAGMTSGIYFYSITTPSGKLTRKMILMK is encoded by the coding sequence ATGAAAAGAACTGTACTTTTTATGGTTATGCTCCTGACCGGAATGATCTATGGCCAGGCAGAATGGAAATACAAAGGGGAAATTGCTTACCCTGTAGCTGACTCACTGATTGAACCCTTTATGGTTACCACCGATGTTAACGGACGGCTTTATCTGGCTTCATCAAAAGTTACCAACAGCAGAGCTTATAATGCTATTCTGTATGCTGATTCAGGCGATACCGTATTTAAAATGCTCATTAACTTTGACCTTAACGGTGACTCAGACACCCTGCAGGGGAACGTTGGCGCTATCAGAGGTATCACCACAATCGGCACCGATGTTTACATTAATTCAAATATCCCCTATCCAAGAACTGCTCCGAATACAGTAGCTGCACAGTACCGTTATCCTAACGGTGATACACTTCTCGTTGAGAAATTCGGATTCGGTCTTACCGGTGCGGGATACGGAACTTATATCAACGGACTTGCCGCAACAAAGGATACCATCCTTATGACCGGTATTCCTTTTGGAACGTCATTCCGTTTTTATAATTTCAGTTACGGCGTTAGCACTCCCGCAAGAGGATCATGGGTACCAATGGCAACGACCGCTCCGATGGAACCGGGCGGACCTCACACTGGCGGCGTTGATGTTATCCGCGATGTGGCAACCGTTCCGGGCGCAAATTATAACCTGCCTGAAACTCCTTTCTATACCTCAAGAAATTCTGTTTCCAGCACACAGGTGACAGGCGGTATTGCTGTCTGGACCGGCGGCGACCAGCTTAACCCTTCGAGTTATACCGGTACAAGAGTATCTGACGCAGCAGGTGAATTAACATTCGACCGTGCTATTCCTTACGGCATTACCGTTGATAAAAACGGTATCCTCTGGGTAGCAGGAACCGATACCAGCAAAAGATGGGTAAAAGGTTACACAGTTCTGATCAACTTTGCCCAGAATATGTATGAGCTTCCTTCTCAGAACGATCCGAACAACCCGAATGCGGAAGGCGCCCCAATGACCGGCCCGTCAGATGTAGCTCTTTCACCTGATGCTCTTACCGCATATGTTGCTGACGGCGGTTCAGGAAAAGTCTTCCGTTTTAAGTATGAAGAACCGACTGTTGATGTTAAGGAAGAGATTACCTCTGTCCGCGCCTTTGCGCTTGACCAGAACTATCCTAATCCGTTCAACCCGTCAACCATCATCAGCTATTCACTGCCGAAGGAAACAAAAGTACGTGTTGCGGTTGCAAACGCTATCGGGCAGGAAGTTGCAGTACTTTTTGAAGGGACAAAATCCTCCGGAAAGCACAGCCACGTTTTTAACGCAGCAGGCATGACCAGCGGCATTTACTTCTACAGCATCACCACTCCGTCAGGCAAACTGACCCGCAAAATGATTCTGATGAAGTAA
- a CDS encoding T9SS type A sorting domain-containing protein yields the protein MKKSLQILFMLSFILTGTLFPQLKYKMTPGSGTYTPIASGQAFTWTGTSLDGNITTATAIGFPFTYDGVTFDSLQVSTDGFIRLGTDRTATTSANALRGTLRQIIAPLWDDLAVADSLNNIVYSLEGSAPNRVFKVEWKAMKWSFSSAVPNAVFSAELHENGNIVFKYGAFGTVLSTFSASIGLNGTLPVTTANQATGHHLSINLTGDAGSRATHQTMGSEFTGVSLAPDNGQTFTFTPHTPVPMAGTYTVGGATPSFATLSEAAMALNLNGINGDITLNIRPGTYDDVFHLLYINGQSSGNPIMIKPESGEVILQPKYGSASTTAPSSTLGDAIIRLDGSQYVTIDGLKLIADATMATAIHKYEMGIFLGNAIVNTTAGITTWGARFNVVKNVSIDMNAFGALATGGAGSIGIRMGTTGTSITDTSAANSYNTFQDITIEDFWRAAFFTYGFSGLNPDRGNKVTAVTGRNAFKNVNITAGGSDVRAVEAYCQFDFLVEKTDIHDLIVTSTGWTTNVLSGFRYNPANSSTDFNSGNLVIRDVNIWNLELQQTQATSAGVVGMELLRIGANSSYTISNVSVSDLYTNGSTTSLARGIAINAGAGTGATTNAYIYNNLVYDIRAPRSTGTPGIRAYDIQNSPGGTLNTYMSYNTVLLDNAVPPTAATNQSSGIYWGNYGTSVLELKNNIVINNMASTLRAAALYATSNANLLRLSAASNNNLYYGGTPAANALIAWDGATGYQTIEAYKTAVATGGPREVLSVTEMPPFVSAVSPYNLNMQTTVGTQAESGGQPVAGITTDYAGTARNADFPDIGAYEFAGIAIDNNPPLISYTNLSNTHFTSNRTLTATITDPSGLGTGLQGIPRLYFKKSVNDTYISTTASGVNGDEFTFTIRPDFLPGGSVAPGDTIFYYVAAQDANGIAGTNPAGGSGATPPGTTPPAAPRSYLINGAPLNGVYTISAPVFNRLLGKNIESRTFERIVAGPAPFAQLEADLTDKDGNPIEQVLDETHVQQYEVLYEGNAPYRGSRSLNQTVVENAKAQGLLEANIESVYPSLAAAVTDLNLRGVSGHVTFLLADTLYTTATLQILIGYDSVTNANRTVTFKPASGVNTRITANSTSPAFVVVNDYVTIDGSNTVGGTTRNMIIENTNAGASAGVAFFQAAYGTIKNVTGFALNPTAGYGIVFNAALNGVIENNDIRRTTLGIQLQGWSNGSVVKNNFIGAADTLDMIQNIGIAALSTRNFEIKDNYISGLRRAATSSTAGIVLGVTATGDSLMDGSVYNNYIKNVKHTGIGTAAYGAYGIRLAGTTAITSSNLKIYNNVITDILGDGDAGVGFNPVGIFMSQGAGYQIYFNSINMYGAINYAGASAAGSAAILVNGVSVTNLDIRNNVLRNSQTFVGTLGKTYAFYSVGANTTFADINSNDYWSVGEDSAFNYLGGTAYADLAAWQAATGKDANSKAVNPNYTDTLNLRPLAGSGVYFAGQTIPGITTDFDGDTRTATPSMGAYEFPVGVTIGWANLQWPPAATINVGGSNTVYGQIWVDGVTTPPGQAPGISAWVGYNTTNDDPSGWTNWVPATYNVDAGNNDEYMASIGMNLAPGTYYYAYRYQLYGGAYYYGGYSTNGGGQWNGTTNVSGTLTVQPPLVINWERSAANTTLPGWFSPTGSTERGFAWGRVMLPNNTLAGRVIVPSRNAGTYMKVLDDSTGADIGDLDINGISGGTFTVNDAEVDYLGHIFAANLVTDASASAFKVYRWKNTGAAPEVAISYIGDAVRLGDKFSVEFDSASNATAVWAASATTGQPKVYKWTKIAGLDSFNQVPTVITLSDAISTGINSAAVGPLYNGSFYWNAGGQSARKYSANGTLIGIVPGTIVATGSNAIKFVGTQNGSEFFATFQFGAGNNNVRVVEVPNGDPTLALTYGVSPSLGANSNGNGTGDVAVKRNADGSSTIFVMATNNGIGSYRTTRNIPVEFTAFTAKSQDRDVVLTWTTATETNSASFLVERTVLGSANWSAVGSVRAAGTTTDEQTYTFVDRNLNTAKYQYRLKQIDLDGTFQYSSVVEVEVGLPMTFGLSQNYPNPFNPTTKIQYQVPADARVTLELFDVTGQRVASLVNAELTAGYYAFDLSAGSYGLASGIYFYRMTAVEMGSGKNFVETKKMVMLK from the coding sequence ATGAAAAAATCACTACAGATTCTTTTCATGTTGTCTTTTATTTTGACGGGTACACTCTTTCCCCAGTTAAAATATAAGATGACCCCCGGCTCCGGTACCTATACCCCGATTGCCTCAGGACAGGCATTCACCTGGACAGGTACCAGTCTGGACGGAAATATTACGACCGCCACAGCCATTGGGTTTCCCTTCACCTATGACGGCGTAACATTTGACTCTCTTCAGGTTTCCACAGACGGTTTTATCCGCCTTGGTACCGACAGAACAGCTACTACCAGCGCAAACGCTTTACGCGGCACACTGAGGCAGATAATTGCTCCTCTCTGGGACGACCTGGCGGTTGCGGACTCCCTCAACAACATCGTTTACTCTCTTGAAGGCAGTGCACCAAACCGCGTTTTCAAAGTTGAGTGGAAAGCGATGAAATGGAGCTTCTCTTCAGCAGTGCCAAATGCCGTTTTCTCTGCAGAACTGCATGAGAATGGAAACATTGTATTTAAGTACGGTGCTTTCGGTACTGTTCTTTCTACCTTTTCAGCCTCCATCGGTCTCAACGGAACACTGCCTGTAACAACTGCAAACCAGGCAACAGGCCATCATTTGTCAATCAACCTGACCGGTGATGCCGGAAGCAGAGCTACCCATCAGACAATGGGTTCTGAGTTTACCGGTGTTTCTCTGGCTCCTGATAATGGCCAGACCTTTACCTTTACTCCTCATACCCCGGTTCCAATGGCAGGAACGTACACTGTGGGCGGAGCCACTCCAAGTTTTGCAACACTCAGTGAAGCAGCTATGGCTCTGAACCTGAACGGAATTAATGGTGATATCACCTTGAATATCCGTCCGGGCACTTACGATGATGTGTTCCACCTGTTATATATTAACGGGCAGTCATCAGGCAACCCAATCATGATTAAGCCGGAAAGCGGCGAGGTTATCCTCCAGCCGAAATACGGAAGCGCATCCACTACTGCTCCGTCATCAACTCTTGGTGATGCAATCATCCGTCTTGATGGTTCGCAGTATGTCACCATTGACGGTCTCAAACTGATTGCAGACGCAACAATGGCAACTGCTATCCATAAGTATGAAATGGGTATCTTCCTTGGCAACGCAATTGTAAACACAACCGCAGGCATAACCACCTGGGGCGCGCGTTTTAACGTTGTTAAAAATGTCTCCATTGATATGAATGCGTTTGGTGCATTAGCAACCGGCGGCGCCGGATCAATCGGTATCAGAATGGGTACCACCGGTACAAGTATTACTGATACCTCTGCAGCAAACAGCTATAATACCTTCCAGGATATCACCATTGAAGATTTCTGGCGTGCAGCATTCTTCACCTACGGTTTTTCAGGTCTTAACCCTGACCGCGGTAATAAAGTGACCGCAGTTACCGGAAGAAATGCTTTCAAGAACGTCAATATTACTGCAGGCGGATCAGATGTACGCGCAGTTGAAGCATACTGCCAGTTTGATTTTCTGGTTGAAAAAACTGATATACACGACCTGATTGTAACCAGCACCGGCTGGACAACAAACGTCCTGAGCGGTTTCAGATATAACCCTGCAAACAGCTCTACCGACTTTAACAGCGGCAATCTCGTTATCAGAGATGTTAATATCTGGAATCTTGAACTCCAGCAGACACAGGCAACCTCTGCGGGTGTTGTTGGTATGGAACTTCTGCGTATCGGAGCCAACTCCTCCTATACCATCAGCAATGTATCCGTAAGCGACCTTTATACCAACGGCAGCACAACTTCTCTTGCCCGCGGTATAGCAATCAATGCAGGCGCCGGAACCGGAGCTACCACAAATGCTTATATATATAACAACCTGGTGTATGACATCCGTGCTCCGAGATCAACCGGAACACCCGGTATCAGAGCATATGATATTCAGAACTCCCCCGGCGGAACGCTTAACACATATATGAGCTACAATACCGTTCTTCTTGACAATGCTGTTCCTCCGACTGCTGCCACCAACCAGTCATCTGGTATATACTGGGGCAACTACGGAACATCAGTGCTTGAACTGAAGAACAATATTGTTATTAACAATATGGCAAGCACCCTGCGGGCTGCGGCTCTTTATGCCACTTCAAACGCAAACCTCCTCCGTTTATCAGCTGCTTCCAACAACAATCTGTACTATGGCGGCACTCCGGCTGCCAACGCACTTATTGCATGGGATGGCGCAACCGGATATCAGACCATTGAGGCCTACAAAACTGCAGTTGCAACCGGCGGACCGAGAGAAGTTCTCTCCGTTACCGAAATGCCTCCGTTTGTCAGCGCAGTCAGCCCTTACAACCTGAACATGCAGACCACAGTCGGCACCCAGGCTGAAAGCGGCGGACAGCCTGTTGCAGGCATCACCACCGACTATGCAGGAACTGCAAGAAATGCAGACTTCCCTGATATCGGTGCATATGAATTCGCTGGTATCGCGATTGACAACAATCCGCCACTTATTAGCTATACAAATCTGTCCAATACCCATTTCACCAGCAACCGTACGTTAACCGCTACGATTACTGATCCGAGCGGTCTTGGAACCGGTTTACAAGGTATTCCCAGATTGTATTTCAAAAAATCAGTCAACGACACCTACATATCTACAACAGCTTCAGGCGTGAACGGAGATGAATTCACCTTCACCATCCGCCCTGACTTCCTTCCGGGCGGTTCAGTGGCTCCAGGTGATACCATTTTCTATTATGTAGCAGCACAGGATGCAAACGGAATCGCTGGCACCAATCCTGCAGGCGGAAGCGGTGCTACTCCTCCGGGAACCACACCACCTGCAGCACCACGTTCCTACCTGATCAACGGTGCTCCCCTCAATGGTGTATATACCATCAGTGCTCCGGTATTCAACCGCCTCCTGGGCAAGAATATCGAATCACGCACCTTTGAACGCATCGTTGCCGGTCCTGCTCCTTTTGCACAGCTTGAAGCGGATCTTACAGACAAAGACGGCAACCCGATTGAACAGGTTCTTGACGAGACCCATGTTCAGCAGTATGAAGTTCTGTATGAAGGAAATGCTCCGTACCGCGGAAGCAGATCACTGAATCAGACTGTTGTTGAAAACGCAAAAGCTCAGGGTCTTCTTGAGGCAAATATTGAATCAGTATATCCGTCATTAGCAGCAGCAGTAACCGACCTTAACCTTCGCGGAGTTTCAGGCCATGTTACCTTCCTGCTTGCTGATACTCTATATACAACCGCTACCCTGCAGATTCTTATCGGATATGATTCTGTTACCAATGCAAACAGAACCGTTACCTTTAAGCCAGCAAGCGGCGTAAACACCAGAATCACCGCTAACTCAACCAGCCCGGCATTTGTCGTTGTTAATGATTATGTAACCATTGACGGTTCTAACACCGTTGGCGGCACTACAAGAAACATGATCATTGAAAACACAAACGCAGGCGCTTCAGCAGGCGTTGCATTCTTCCAGGCAGCTTACGGTACCATCAAGAATGTTACCGGTTTTGCTCTCAACCCGACTGCAGGATACGGTATCGTATTTAATGCAGCGCTTAACGGCGTTATCGAAAACAACGACATCCGCAGAACAACCCTCGGCATTCAGCTTCAGGGCTGGTCAAACGGATCTGTTGTTAAAAACAATTTCATCGGTGCAGCTGATACTCTTGATATGATACAGAATATCGGTATTGCAGCGCTCTCAACAAGAAACTTTGAAATAAAGGATAACTATATTTCAGGTCTCAGAAGAGCAGCTACCAGCAGTACAGCAGGTATTGTACTTGGTGTTACAGCAACCGGTGATAGTCTTATGGACGGCAGTGTTTACAACAACTACATCAAAAATGTAAAACACACCGGCATTGGTACTGCAGCTTATGGTGCATACGGTATTCGTCTTGCAGGTACCACTGCAATCACCAGCTCAAATCTGAAAATATACAACAACGTAATTACCGACATTCTTGGTGACGGTGATGCAGGTGTTGGATTCAACCCGGTTGGTATTTTCATGAGCCAGGGTGCAGGTTATCAGATTTACTTTAACTCCATCAATATGTACGGTGCAATCAATTACGCAGGTGCTTCTGCGGCTGGTTCTGCCGCTATCCTGGTTAATGGTGTTTCAGTGACCAATCTTGATATCCGCAATAACGTACTGAGAAACTCTCAGACCTTTGTCGGCACGCTTGGTAAGACCTATGCTTTCTATAGTGTCGGTGCCAACACAACCTTCGCTGACATTAACTCGAACGACTACTGGTCTGTGGGTGAAGATTCAGCATTTAACTACCTCGGCGGCACGGCTTATGCAGACTTAGCAGCATGGCAGGCAGCTACAGGTAAAGATGCTAACTCAAAGGCAGTTAATCCGAACTACACAGACACCTTAAACCTCCGTCCACTGGCAGGATCAGGTGTTTATTTCGCAGGTCAGACCATTCCGGGCATCACCACCGACTTTGACGGTGATACCAGAACTGCAACACCTTCCATGGGCGCTTATGAGTTCCCGGTTGGCGTGACTATCGGCTGGGCAAACCTCCAGTGGCCGCCGGCTGCTACCATTAATGTAGGCGGTTCAAATACCGTTTACGGCCAGATCTGGGTTGACGGTGTAACCACACCTCCTGGTCAGGCACCTGGCATCAGCGCATGGGTTGGCTACAACACAACCAACGATGATCCGAGCGGATGGACAAACTGGGTTCCTGCAACCTATAACGTTGACGCAGGAAACAATGATGAGTATATGGCAAGTATCGGAATGAATCTTGCTCCTGGTACTTATTATTATGCTTACAGATACCAGCTCTACGGCGGTGCATACTACTACGGCGGTTACAGCACCAACGGAGGCGGTCAGTGGAACGGAACAACCAATGTATCCGGTACCCTTACCGTTCAGCCGCCACTGGTTATCAACTGGGAGCGTTCAGCAGCAAACACAACTCTCCCCGGCTGGTTCAGCCCGACTGGCAGCACCGAGCGCGGTTTCGCATGGGGCAGAGTAATGCTTCCGAATAATACCCTTGCAGGAAGAGTAATCGTTCCTTCAAGAAACGCAGGCACCTATATGAAAGTGCTTGACGACTCAACCGGTGCGGATATCGGTGACCTTGATATCAATGGCATCTCAGGCGGTACTTTTACCGTTAACGATGCTGAAGTTGACTACCTTGGTCATATCTTCGCTGCAAATCTTGTAACAGATGCTTCTGCTTCTGCATTCAAGGTTTACAGATGGAAGAATACCGGTGCCGCTCCTGAAGTTGCTATCAGCTATATTGGTGATGCTGTACGCCTCGGCGACAAATTCTCAGTTGAGTTTGACTCAGCTTCAAACGCTACCGCTGTCTGGGCTGCAAGTGCAACCACAGGACAGCCAAAAGTATATAAGTGGACAAAGATTGCAGGATTAGATTCATTCAATCAGGTTCCGACTGTTATCACCTTAAGTGATGCAATCTCAACCGGAATCAATTCAGCAGCAGTCGGACCGCTTTATAACGGAAGCTTCTACTGGAATGCGGGCGGACAGAGCGCAAGAAAATATTCTGCTAACGGCACATTGATTGGTATCGTTCCGGGAACAATTGTTGCAACCGGAAGCAATGCAATTAAGTTTGTCGGCACACAGAATGGCTCTGAGTTCTTTGCAACATTCCAATTCGGCGCTGGCAATAATAACGTACGCGTTGTTGAAGTTCCGAACGGCGACCCGACTCTGGCACTTACCTATGGCGTAAGTCCTTCGCTGGGTGCAAATTCTAATGGTAACGGTACAGGCGATGTTGCTGTAAAACGTAATGCAGACGGAAGCAGCACCATCTTTGTTATGGCTACCAATAACGGTATCGGTTCCTACAGAACCACCCGCAACATTCCTGTTGAATTCACTGCATTCACAGCAAAATCACAGGACCGCGATGTAGTTCTCACCTGGACAACCGCAACCGAAACAAACAGTGCTTCATTCCTGGTTGAAAGAACCGTGCTTGGTTCAGCTAACTGGTCAGCAGTTGGTTCAGTCCGCGCTGCCGGTACAACCACAGATGAGCAGACCTATACTTTCGTTGACAGAAACCTGAATACCGCGAAGTATCAGTATCGTCTGAAACAGATTGATCTTGATGGTACTTTCCAGTATAGCAGTGTTGTTGAAGTTGAAGTCGGACTGCCGATGACCTTTGGTCTGAGCCAGAACTATCCGAACCCGTTCAACCCGACGACAAAGATTCAGTATCAGGTTCCTGCTGATGCACGCGTTACTCTGGAACTCTTTGATGTAACAGGTCAGAGAGTAGCATCCCTGGTTAACGCTGAACTCACAGCCGGATACTATGCATTCGATCTGTCAGCCGGAAGCTACGGTCTTGCATCGGGCATCTACTTCTACAGAATGACCGCAGTCGAAATGGGCAGCGGAAAGAACTTTGTAGAGACAAAGAAGATGGTCATGCTTAAATAA
- the fabF gene encoding beta-ketoacyl-ACP synthase II, with protein MTNKRVVVTGMSALTPIGLTVESFWEAMMNGVSGSDYIKQFDTSKVETKFACELKGYDSGNYMDKKAARRMDPFAQYAMAAAKLVLDDAGIDPAKLSSEEKEGIGVIMGSGIGGIQTFSQQAVINHTQGPNRISPFFIPMLIPDIAGGQISIQYGFKGPNHCIVSACATANNCIIDSYLLIKNGMVNAVLTGGSEASICEIGMGGFNSARALSTRNDSPKTASRPFDSTRDGFVMGEGGGALFLEELEHAKKRGARIYAELVGVGLSADAYHITAPDPDGVGAKLAMTRALKDANLKTSDIDYINMHGTSTGLGDIAETKAIKAVFGEQAYKMNVSSTKSMTGHLLGAAGAVEAIASILAVVNDTVPPTINFEHPDPECDLNYTFNKPQKKTVNYALSNAFGFGGHNTTVIFSKYQA; from the coding sequence ATGACCAATAAACGAGTTGTTGTTACCGGCATGAGCGCCCTCACCCCCATTGGACTGACCGTTGAGTCGTTCTGGGAGGCCATGATGAACGGTGTAAGCGGCAGTGATTACATTAAACAGTTTGATACTTCCAAAGTTGAAACAAAATTTGCCTGCGAGCTTAAGGGCTATGATTCAGGCAATTATATGGATAAAAAGGCCGCAAGAAGAATGGATCCTTTCGCTCAGTACGCCATGGCAGCAGCAAAACTCGTTCTTGATGATGCCGGTATTGATCCAGCCAAATTGAGCAGCGAAGAAAAAGAAGGCATTGGTGTGATCATGGGAAGCGGCATCGGAGGTATTCAGACTTTCAGCCAGCAGGCGGTTATAAATCACACTCAGGGACCCAACAGAATCTCCCCTTTCTTTATCCCCATGCTTATTCCTGATATCGCAGGCGGACAAATTTCCATACAGTACGGCTTTAAGGGGCCGAACCATTGTATCGTTTCAGCATGCGCGACCGCGAACAACTGCATTATTGACTCATATCTTCTTATCAAAAACGGTATGGTAAATGCCGTGCTCACCGGCGGAAGCGAAGCAAGTATCTGCGAGATCGGTATGGGAGGTTTTAACTCAGCCCGCGCGCTCTCCACCCGGAATGATTCTCCGAAAACAGCAAGCCGTCCGTTTGACTCAACCCGTGATGGCTTCGTTATGGGTGAAGGAGGCGGAGCACTTTTCCTTGAAGAACTTGAGCATGCAAAGAAGCGGGGTGCACGGATTTATGCTGAACTCGTAGGTGTCGGACTTTCAGCCGATGCTTATCATATTACCGCTCCTGATCCCGACGGCGTGGGCGCAAAACTTGCCATGACCCGTGCTCTTAAGGATGCGAATCTGAAGACATCGGATATTGATTATATCAATATGCACGGTACTTCAACCGGACTCGGTGATATCGCTGAGACCAAAGCTATCAAGGCAGTCTTTGGCGAACAGGCATACAAGATGAATGTATCATCAACCAAGAGCATGACCGGCCATCTGCTTGGTGCTGCAGGTGCAGTGGAAGCAATCGCCTCCATACTCGCGGTGGTGAATGATACCGTTCCCCCGACCATTAACTTTGAGCACCCTGATCCTGAATGCGATCTGAACTATACGTTCAACAAACCGCAGAAAAAGACTGTAAATTACGCGCTGAGCAACGCCTTTGGTTTCGGCGGTCATAATACTACCGTCATTTTCTCAAAATATCAGGCATAA